A genomic region of Scyliorhinus canicula chromosome 4, sScyCan1.1, whole genome shotgun sequence contains the following coding sequences:
- the LOC119964183 gene encoding protein atonal homolog 1-like produces the protein MKLAEWPPEEEPSEVNLSRAAHLPKPEPRVWLPPAFQATCPPYHTYFAAPAGNAAALRDQEVVRGGRADAVSHATRLPALAALPGSGLCGVKGQATPASRQPTEPPKYRRLAANARERRRMHGLNHAFDELRSVIPAFDNEKKLSKYETLQMAQIYITELTELLQNIGKHTRDSVSDCPNVKDCPTNHCSLQHPASASSNIPERSPNVLSDGVGDAGIAAHRLALLSPPKSVRNESKVTSNRSDGEYSPHSHSSDLEEGQADTLLYQHSERLSDFSHAP, from the coding sequence ATGAAACTTGCCGAGTGGCCGCCAGAAGAGGAGCCGAGTGAAGTGAATCTTAGCCGTGCAGCGCACCTCCCAAAGCCCGAGCCACGCGTCTGGCTCCCGCCTGCTTTCCAAGCCACCTGCCCGCCCTATCACACCTACTTCGCGGCGCCCGCTGGGAACGCCGCAGCTCTGCGCGACCAGGAGGTCGTCCGCGGAGGACGGGCCGACGCCGTCTCCCACGCGACGAGGCTGCCCGCACTGGCCGCCCTGCCAGGCAGCGGGCTCTGCGGCGTTAAGGGTCAGGCAACACCCGCAAGCCGACAGCCAACGGAACCACCCAAATACCGACGACTTGCTGCAAACGCGCGCGAAAGGAGGAGGATGCATGGGCTAAATCATGCGTTTGATGAGCTACGAAGTGTGATTCCAGCTTTTGACAATGAAAAGAAATTGTCCAAGTACGAAACACTGCAGATGGCACAGATCTATATCACAGAATTGACTGAACTTCTGCAGAATATCGGCAAGCACACCCGAGATTCGGTATCTGATTGTCCAAATGTGAAAGATTGCCCTACGAATCACTGCAGTTTACAGCACCCTGCCAGTGCAAGTTCTAACATTCCCGAGAGGTCCCCAAATGTTCTGTCCGACGGTGTTGGGGATGCAGGGATTGCAGCTCATCGCCTGGCGTTACTTTCTCCACCCAAATCTGTGAGAAATGAAAGTAAAGTAACTTCTAATCGCAGTGATGGAGAATATTCTCCTCACTCTCATTCCAGCGATTTAGAGGAGGGACAGGCAGATACTCTGCTCTACCAACACTCAGAACGTTTGTCAGATTTCTCACATGCCCCATGA